In Streptomyces puniciscabiei, a single genomic region encodes these proteins:
- a CDS encoding alpha/beta hydrolase, with the protein MTSFDTSPQLNVWRALLALAVVFVMLATTGWTALHSHRESTALQASLAKWEHGSIHGLHLPDPQAAPARLSRFFASLSPEDQDRLARRYALAVGNMNGAPVTLRYRANHVALEQQRKLEKKRMHDSRLSAAGQQDAGRRMHRYESLLTPGRQILAFDPEGSGRIAEVFGNLDNAQRISVVVPGVDTDLLTFQRTDRQYTAPVGMGKALYAAERAQSPATRTAVIAWADYTAPDGLGMDAATGLRAEEGAVRLNALLGGLPGRAPVAMVCHSYGSVVCGVAAHAMPRRVTDIAVAASPGMRVSSASHLGTSARVWAMRDATDWIQDVPYLELGGLGHGADPVSSGFGARVLSARDAQGHAGYFQPGTDSLRNLADVAVGAYDEVTCARENDLCHAGVPGTTTAGRA; encoded by the coding sequence GTGACTTCCTTCGACACCTCCCCGCAACTGAACGTCTGGCGCGCCCTGCTGGCGCTGGCCGTGGTGTTCGTGATGCTCGCGACCACCGGTTGGACCGCCCTGCACAGCCACCGGGAGTCGACCGCCCTGCAGGCCTCGCTCGCCAAGTGGGAGCACGGCAGCATCCACGGCCTCCACCTGCCGGACCCCCAGGCCGCTCCGGCCCGGCTCAGCCGTTTCTTCGCCTCCCTCTCCCCCGAGGACCAGGACCGTCTCGCCCGCCGCTACGCACTCGCGGTCGGCAACATGAACGGCGCCCCGGTCACCCTGCGCTACCGCGCCAACCACGTCGCGCTGGAGCAGCAGCGCAAGCTCGAGAAGAAGCGCATGCACGACAGCCGGCTCAGCGCGGCCGGGCAGCAGGACGCGGGCCGTCGTATGCACCGCTACGAGTCCCTGCTGACCCCGGGCCGCCAGATCCTGGCCTTCGATCCGGAGGGTTCGGGCCGTATCGCCGAGGTGTTCGGCAACCTGGACAACGCGCAGCGGATCTCGGTCGTCGTCCCCGGCGTCGACACCGATCTGCTCACCTTCCAGCGGACCGACCGCCAGTACACCGCCCCGGTCGGCATGGGCAAGGCGCTGTACGCGGCGGAGCGCGCGCAGAGCCCCGCGACCCGTACGGCCGTGATCGCCTGGGCCGACTACACCGCCCCCGACGGACTCGGCATGGACGCGGCCACCGGACTGCGCGCCGAGGAGGGTGCCGTACGGCTGAACGCGCTGCTGGGCGGCCTGCCCGGCCGCGCCCCGGTGGCGATGGTCTGCCACAGCTACGGCTCCGTGGTCTGCGGGGTGGCCGCGCACGCCATGCCGCGCCGGGTGACCGACATAGCCGTGGCCGCGAGCCCCGGCATGCGGGTCTCCAGCGCCTCCCACCTGGGGACCTCGGCACGGGTGTGGGCCATGCGGGACGCCACCGACTGGATCCAGGACGTGCCGTACCTGGAGCTCGGCGGGCTCGGGCACGGTGCCGATCCGGTGTCCTCGGGGTTCGGTGCGCGCGTGCTGTCGGCCCGGGACGCGCAGGGCCACGCCGGTTACTTCCAGCCGGGCACGGACAGCCTGCGCAACCTCGCCGACGTGGCGGTCGGGGCGTACGACGAGGTGACGTGCGCACGCGAGAACGACCTGTGCCATGCCGGTGTGCCCGGCACTACCACGGCCGGACGCGCGTAG
- a CDS encoding DUF4429 domain-containing protein, with the protein MGDVLAGFHAVWEFESDSVLIRYERGIRTPKLFQALGARRIPLSAVEGLTLSPGRRGTVVLRLLPRVGADPLMEAAAGQLKEGSDPYRLVLPAERETLAEYYADELKGLLTESGSTDRHLVAPPEAPLSFKAYDGKASFDGTAVQFRWSWTGASSAKWKAGDQSFPVTELSGVEWRSPEVFEGHLRLVRRSAESAAVQPDQDPAAVVFGLGYGPVHESLPFAAAVLAAVRTRGPVPAVPAPSRRDPADIAERIRHLGELHQAGLVTDEEFSSKKAELLAEL; encoded by the coding sequence ATGGGTGACGTACTGGCGGGTTTTCATGCCGTCTGGGAGTTCGAGTCCGACTCCGTGCTCATCCGTTACGAACGGGGGATTCGGACACCGAAGTTGTTCCAGGCACTCGGTGCGCGGCGCATCCCGCTGTCCGCGGTCGAGGGCCTGACGCTCTCCCCGGGCAGGCGCGGCACCGTCGTGCTGCGGCTGCTGCCGCGCGTCGGCGCCGATCCGCTGATGGAGGCGGCGGCCGGACAGCTGAAGGAGGGCTCCGATCCGTACCGCCTGGTGCTCCCGGCCGAGCGGGAGACACTCGCCGAGTACTACGCCGACGAACTGAAGGGTCTGTTGACCGAGTCCGGGTCCACCGACCGCCATCTGGTGGCGCCGCCCGAGGCACCGCTGTCCTTCAAGGCGTACGACGGGAAGGCGAGCTTCGACGGCACGGCCGTGCAGTTCCGCTGGTCGTGGACCGGCGCGTCCTCGGCGAAGTGGAAGGCCGGCGACCAGAGCTTTCCGGTCACGGAGCTGAGCGGGGTGGAGTGGCGGTCGCCGGAGGTGTTCGAGGGGCATCTGCGGCTGGTCAGGCGCTCGGCCGAGTCGGCCGCCGTGCAGCCCGATCAGGATCCGGCGGCGGTGGTTTTCGGGCTCGGGTACGGCCCGGTGCACGAGTCGCTGCCGTTCGCCGCGGCCGTCCTGGCGGCCGTACGCACTCGGGGGCCGGTACCCGCGGTACCGGCCCCGTCACGGCGCGACCCCGCCGACATCGCCGAACGGATCCGTCATCTCGGGGAGTTGCATCAGGCCGGGCTGGTCACCGATGAGGAGTTCTCCTCCAAGAAGGCGGAGTTGCTGGCCGAGCTCTGA
- a CDS encoding TetR family transcriptional regulator yields the protein METLRERKKQRTREALLRAALELFTSQGYEHTTVDEITEAVDVSQRTFFRYFAGKEDVAFAVQAMTEARFVEAVRARPPHEAPLEALRQAVLEGWDGIRETVESAVPVELYLRMYRTIESTPALLAAHLRRSAATEETIARLLAEREGVDVDADPRPRLAVAVFGGVIRVTERQWCTGDDFSLEAIRQLTASYLDQVGSALTGNWRASQDR from the coding sequence ATGGAAACACTGCGCGAACGCAAGAAACAGCGCACCCGGGAGGCGCTGCTGCGGGCCGCTCTGGAGCTGTTCACGAGCCAGGGCTACGAGCACACGACCGTCGACGAGATCACCGAGGCCGTCGACGTCTCGCAGCGCACCTTCTTCCGTTACTTCGCCGGCAAGGAGGACGTGGCCTTCGCGGTCCAGGCGATGACGGAGGCGCGCTTCGTGGAGGCCGTTCGCGCGCGTCCGCCGCACGAGGCGCCGCTGGAGGCGCTGCGGCAGGCGGTCCTGGAGGGCTGGGACGGGATCCGGGAGACCGTCGAGTCGGCCGTCCCGGTCGAGCTGTATCTGCGCATGTACCGGACGATCGAGTCGACGCCCGCGCTGCTCGCCGCCCATCTGCGCCGCTCGGCCGCCACGGAGGAGACGATCGCGCGGCTGCTGGCCGAGCGCGAGGGCGTGGACGTGGACGCCGACCCGCGACCCCGGCTGGCCGTGGCCGTGTTCGGCGGAGTGATAAGGGTCACCGAACGGCAGTGGTGCACGGGCGACGACTTCAGCCTCGAGGCGATCCGTCAACTCACCGCGTCCTACCTCGATCAGGTGGGTTCGGCACTCACCGGGAACTGGCGCGCGAGCCAAGATCGTTGA
- a CDS encoding MFS transporter: protein MTSQTTIDATGPGDAAPQAPLESPPPAGLRGHPWLTLITVAVGVMMVALDGTIVAIANPAIQKDLGATFAQVQWITNGYFLALAVALITAGKLGDRFGHRQTFLIGVTGFAAASGAIGLSHSIAAVVTFRVFQGLFGALLMPAALGLLRATFPAEKLNMAIGIWGMVIGASTAGGPILGGVLVEHVDWQSVFFINVPVGALALVLGVLILLDHRAQNAPRSFDVLGIVLLSGAMFCLVWALIKAPTWGWGDGRTWIFIAASVVLFALFAVWETRVKEPLIPLGLFRSVPLSAGVVLMVLMAIAFMGGLFFVTFYLQNVHGMSPIDAGLHLLPLTGMMIVGSPLAGAAITKLGPRIPLAGGMAATAIAMYGMSTLKADTGSGVMSVWFALLGLGLAPVMVGATEVIVGNAPMELSGVAGGLQQAAMQIGGSLGTAVLGAVMASKVDSDLPGNWTGAGLPQLTPGQLDKAAEAVQVGVAPVPKGVPEQIAAKITEVAHHTFISGMSLASLVAAGVAAVAVLVALLTKRGANAEAGAGVGHI, encoded by the coding sequence ATGACTAGTCAGACCACCATCGACGCGACGGGGCCGGGGGACGCGGCACCCCAAGCCCCACTCGAGTCACCTCCGCCCGCGGGGCTGCGCGGCCATCCCTGGCTCACTCTGATCACCGTCGCCGTGGGCGTCATGATGGTGGCCCTCGACGGCACCATCGTGGCGATCGCCAACCCGGCGATCCAGAAGGACCTGGGGGCCACCTTCGCCCAGGTCCAGTGGATCACCAACGGCTACTTCCTCGCCCTCGCGGTCGCCCTGATCACCGCGGGCAAGCTCGGTGACCGCTTCGGGCACCGGCAGACCTTCCTCATCGGCGTGACCGGCTTCGCCGCCGCCTCCGGCGCCATCGGCCTGTCGCACAGCATCGCCGCGGTCGTCACCTTCCGCGTCTTCCAGGGCCTGTTCGGCGCGCTGCTGATGCCGGCCGCGCTCGGCCTGCTGCGGGCCACCTTCCCGGCCGAGAAGCTCAACATGGCCATCGGTATCTGGGGCATGGTGATCGGCGCGTCCACCGCGGGCGGCCCGATCCTCGGCGGCGTCCTCGTCGAGCACGTCGACTGGCAGTCGGTGTTCTTCATCAACGTGCCCGTCGGCGCGCTGGCCCTGGTCCTGGGCGTGCTGATCCTCCTCGACCACCGTGCGCAGAACGCCCCGCGCTCCTTCGACGTCCTCGGCATCGTGCTGCTCTCCGGGGCGATGTTCTGCCTGGTCTGGGCCCTGATCAAGGCTCCGACCTGGGGCTGGGGCGACGGCCGCACCTGGATCTTCATCGCCGCGTCCGTGGTGCTCTTCGCCCTGTTCGCCGTGTGGGAGACCAGGGTCAAGGAGCCGCTGATCCCGCTGGGGCTGTTCCGTTCCGTCCCGCTCTCGGCGGGCGTGGTGCTGATGGTTCTGATGGCCATAGCGTTCATGGGCGGGCTGTTCTTCGTGACGTTCTACCTGCAGAACGTCCACGGCATGAGCCCGATCGACGCCGGCCTGCACCTGCTGCCGCTCACCGGCATGATGATCGTCGGCTCGCCGCTCGCCGGTGCCGCGATCACCAAGCTCGGCCCGCGCATCCCGCTGGCCGGCGGCATGGCCGCGACCGCGATCGCCATGTACGGCATGTCGACCCTCAAGGCCGACACCGGCAGCGGCGTGATGTCGGTGTGGTTCGCGCTGCTCGGCCTCGGCCTCGCCCCGGTCATGGTCGGTGCCACGGAGGTCATCGTCGGCAACGCCCCCATGGAGCTGTCCGGGGTCGCCGGCGGCCTCCAGCAGGCGGCCATGCAGATCGGCGGCAGCCTCGGTACGGCCGTGCTGGGCGCCGTGATGGCCTCGAAGGTCGACAGCGACCTGCCGGGCAACTGGACCGGCGCCGGGCTGCCGCAGCTGACCCCGGGTCAGCTCGACAAGGCGGCGGAGGCGGTCCAGGTGGGCGTCGCCCCGGTGCCGAAGGGCGTGCCGGAGCAGATCGCCGCGAAGATCACCGAGGTGGCCCACCACACCTTCATCTCCGGTATGAGCCTCGCCTCCCTGGTCGCGGCGGGCGTGGCGGCGGTCGCCGTCCTCGTCGCGCTGCTCACCAAGCGCGGCGCGAACGCCGAGGCGGGTGCGGGCGTGGGCCACATCTGA